A window of bacterium genomic DNA:
GCTGTCATGTTGGAGCGAAGATCGCCTCTCGCTGGCTGATCCTGTCCGCGTTCCTCCCGGACGCGGACCAGGGCCCGTACTTTTGGCACAAGGTCCTGGCGCAGCCTTTCCATGCTTTCCATCAGACTGGTGGCGCCTGCCGGCTTGGTCAGGTAGTCGCTGGCCCCCAGGCTGAGCGCCTCGATCGTGGTGGCGGCCCCCCGACTGGTCAGGGTGGAGAACATGATGACGGGCAGGCGAGGGCGCCGGCGCCGGATCTCCACCAGAGTGGCCAAGCCATCCATTTCCGGCATCTCAACGTCCAGGGTCACCAGGTCGGGCGCCAGGGCATCCAGCTTCTCAAGGGCCAGCCGGCCGTTGGCGGCCTGTCCGGCCACGGCCAAACCCGGCTCTTCCTCGATGACGCGGGTCAGCAGTCGCCGCACCACCGACGAATCGTCAATGATGAAGATGCGGATGTCGCCCATCAGACCGGATCAATGCCAAGCAAGGCAAGCTTCTCAAGCAGGGCTTCACGGGAGAAGGGTTTCATGATGTACTCGTCGGCCCCGGCCTCCAGCGCTTCCATCACACTTTCGATCTGGTTGACGGAGGTCACCATCAGCAGTTTCAGCTCGTCCCGCGTGTAGGATTCCCGCGCAATCCGGATGAATTCGATGCCGTCCATGACCGGCATTTGCCAATCCACCAGGGCAAAATCGAAGGGGCCTTCGCGGGCCAGCGCCTCCATCGCCTCCCGGCCGTTGGCGGCTTGGGCGTGGGTCACGCCCAACTCGTCCAGCAGACGCGCCAGCAGCAAACGCATGGTGGACGAGTCGTCGATGATGAGGGCTTTCATCCAAGGTCCCGCAACTTGGCATCGGCACCATCCAGCTGCGTGAGGTTCTTCACGTCCAGCAGCAGGAGCAGCTGATTCTCCAGCTTGTGGGTGCCGGTGA
This region includes:
- a CDS encoding response regulator produces the protein MKALIIDDSSTMRLLLARLLDELGVTHAQAANGREAMEALAREGPFDFALVDWQMPVMDGIEFIRIARESYTRDELKLLMVTSVNQIESVMEALEAGADEYIMKPFSREALLEKLALLGIDPV